In a single window of the Serratia quinivorans genome:
- the yicO gene encoding Putative permease yicO, with translation MAENSVPAPTPGGWLQRRFQLHARQSNVKTECLAGITGFLAAAYLLVVIPGLLAVGGMDKGAATTGTILVFVLGSLLMALYGNLPFIVGPGIGGSVLVGVTLAGSEGISWQIGLGIACWSGILFFALTRLGLREVVTRSVPQSIKLGLTASIGLFVAILGFRNAGLVLANAKSNALMLGDFTAPGALIALCGLFLAIALQARRIPGAILWAILFATLVGIPFGVTHLPTSLVAMPHSLAPVLGHVDLIGALNIAFLPYLFVFFASEFFSTMGTTLAVGGEAGLLDEHGNMPHINRPFMVDSIAAALGPIVGIPAATALIESSAAAEAGGKTGLTALAAAVMFLLMLLFTPIALMIPKEATAPALILIGLNMFSGLRKVDLANFTDGLPVLMMVMITLIANSFGTGIAGGLLFYIIIKVIAGQWREVPAGLYLLAIPLAYYFATLVRH, from the coding sequence ATGGCTGAAAATTCAGTACCTGCTCCAACACCAGGGGGCTGGCTGCAACGGCGTTTTCAACTGCATGCGCGGCAAAGTAATGTCAAAACCGAATGTCTGGCCGGTATCACCGGTTTTCTGGCGGCCGCTTATCTGTTGGTGGTGATCCCAGGGTTGTTAGCCGTCGGCGGCATGGATAAGGGGGCGGCCACTACCGGCACCATTCTGGTGTTTGTGCTGGGTAGCTTGCTGATGGCGTTATACGGCAACCTGCCGTTTATCGTCGGACCGGGCATCGGCGGCTCGGTGTTGGTCGGCGTAACTCTTGCGGGCAGTGAAGGTATCAGTTGGCAGATTGGCCTGGGTATCGCCTGCTGGTCCGGTATTTTGTTTTTCGCCCTGACGCGGCTCGGGCTACGTGAGGTCGTTACCCGTTCGGTACCGCAATCGATCAAGCTGGGGCTGACGGCCTCTATCGGGCTGTTCGTGGCAATACTGGGGTTCCGCAATGCCGGGCTGGTGCTGGCCAATGCAAAATCCAACGCGTTGATGCTGGGTGACTTCACCGCGCCCGGTGCATTGATCGCCCTATGCGGCCTGTTCCTGGCGATCGCCCTGCAGGCCCGACGTATTCCCGGTGCTATTTTGTGGGCCATCCTGTTCGCTACTCTGGTCGGCATCCCGTTCGGCGTCACCCATCTGCCAACCAGCCTGGTGGCGATGCCGCATTCATTGGCCCCGGTGCTTGGCCATGTTGATCTGATAGGTGCATTGAATATCGCCTTCCTGCCCTATTTGTTCGTCTTTTTCGCCTCGGAGTTTTTCTCCACCATGGGCACCACGCTGGCCGTAGGCGGTGAAGCCGGCCTGCTGGACGAACACGGCAATATGCCGCACATCAACCGGCCCTTTATGGTGGACTCTATCGCCGCCGCGCTTGGCCCTATAGTCGGTATTCCTGCCGCCACCGCCCTGATTGAATCCTCTGCGGCGGCAGAAGCCGGTGGAAAAACCGGACTAACCGCCTTGGCCGCTGCGGTGATGTTTTTGCTGATGCTGCTGTTCACACCGATTGCGCTGATGATCCCGAAAGAAGCCACCGCCCCGGCGCTGATTTTGATCGGTCTGAATATGTTCAGCGGACTACGCAAAGTTGATTTGGCCAACTTCACCGACGGCCTGCCGGTACTGATGATGGTAATGATCACCCTGATCGCCAACAGCTTTGGTACCGGTATCGCTGGTGGATTGCTGTTTTATATCATTATCAAGGTGATTGCCGGTCAATGGCGCGAAGTACCCGCCGGGTTGTATCTGTTGGCGATCCCGCTGGCGTACTATTTTGCCACGCTGGTTAGGCACTGA